A window of the Brachyhypopomus gauderio isolate BG-103 chromosome 14, BGAUD_0.2, whole genome shotgun sequence genome harbors these coding sequences:
- the ank2b gene encoding ankyrin-2b isoform X1 → MEYKVDNGADDSKFERLPLLPESVTEYIPTVSAHRSYSPESVISDSVEFEPSFEEYFTHEDRPESPNSLMTGIEKRPLSADSVPEYRPMSPESIILLSDIRGSSPESVSACRPLSPDSPIPQYSAVIFEPIAVLGCRSSSTESLASDTDNELDNFTTAAIDYRPSSSISLASVDESRPLPPESPIPDFGPSFLESIGPLYRNRSCSPESMCSDSIEYESFLGDLLNTEQRAESPDSFVSEFEDRPLSPDSIPEYRPMSPEAIKLLSDIRRSSPESYESMNEFRPLSPDSPVPQFSSLIFEPVPVTQYRSSSPDSLESDVDFELNVFTAADFGCRSLSLDSVASVDENRPLSPDSPVLDFRTVFTDSTLPVSIHRSFSLESVISDSVEFEPSFEEFFSYEDRPESPNSLMTEIEERPHSADSVPEYRPMSPESIILLSDIRGSSPESVSACRPLSPDSPIPQYSAVIFEPVAVLGCRSSSTESLASDTDNELDNFTTAAFDYRLSSSISLASVDESRPLPPESPIPDFGPSFLESIGPLYRNRSCSPESMCSDSIEYESFLGDLLNTEQRAESPDSFVSEFEDRPLSPDSIPEYRPMSPEAIKLLSDIRRSSPESYESMNEFRPLSPDSPVPQFSSLIFEPVPVTQYRSSSPDSLESDVDYELNVFTAADFGCRSLSLDSVASVDENRPLSPDSPVLDFRTVFTDSTLPVSIHRSFSLESVISDSVEFEPSFEEFFSYEDRPESPNSLMTEIEERPHSADSVPEYRPMSPESIILLSDIRGSSPESVSACRPLSPDSPIPQYSAVIFEPVAVLGCRSSSTESLASDTDNELDNFTTAAFDYRPSSSISLASVDESRPLPPESPIPDFGPSFLESIGPLYRNRSCSPESMCSDSIEYESFLGDLLNTEQRAESPDSFVSEFEDRPLSPDSIPEYRPMSPEAIKLLSDIRRSSPESYESMNEFRPLSPDSPVPQFSSLILEPVPVTQYRSSSPDSLESDVDFELNVFTAADFGCRSLSLDSVASVDENRPLSPDSPVLDFRTVFTDSTLPVSIHRSFSLESVISDSVEFEPSFEEFFSYEDRPESPNSLMTEIEERPHSADSVPEYRPMSPESIILLSDIRGSSPESVSACRPLSPDSPIPQYSAVIFEPVAVLGCRSSSTESLASDTDNELDNFTTAAFDYRPSSSISLASVDESRPLPPESPIPDFGPSFLESIGPLYRNRSCSPESMCSDSIEYESFLGDLLNTEQRAESPDSFVSEFEDRPLSPDSIPEYRPMSPEAIKLLSDNRRSSPESYESMNEFRPLSPDSPVPQFSSLIFEPVPVTQYRSSSPDSLESDVDYELNVFTAADFGCRSLSLDSVASVDENRPLSPDSPVLDFRTVFTDSTLPVSIHRSFSLESVISDSVEFEPSFEEFFTHEERPESPNSLMTEIEERPHSADSVPEYRPMSPESIILLSDIRGSSPESVSACRPLSPDSPIPQYSAVIFEPVAVLGCRSSSTESLASDTDNELDHFTTAAFDYRPSSSISLASVDESRPLPPESPIPDFGPSFLESIGPLYRTRSCSPESICSDSIEYESFIGDLLNTEQRAESPDSFVFEFEDRPLSPDSIPEYRPMSPESILLLDVRRSSPESYDSLNEFRPLSPDSPVPQFSSLFFEPAPVNISLQSPIPVYAQEVADSEYFCFSDFDPYLRPDSPESGVHLSIDDQFLSDSLNKYKYIKEMPIKWYRSDSPESVTSDIEFELNVLSFPITDCTPLPQEASEKTTCHAGMLLLEKTAVREIPWNENRPLFSDCPVKDRHLTQTNTQIKDVRLLTSRDFGHSRSDPTVSETKPEPLLKENVIMVPQYKLVYKTVPLTLRSHIYDPQYRGEIFFPKTGIFEYTGCKMEIVQSYCTTDESVSITDQNGKTPSAALGTSKISKCDSDSLHVSHDNSLTESISSSLLQSMKQDRQSCEFTEENHASVPDSLGVFTPLEHEYCVEMSDRRASSPESVTSLNAFRPLTPDSPIFMNIPSLPYTGMVHSEIRPSSPDSLCSVNEFRRLSPDSPIPDFLGCLPVPDEQEFQFRPLPVTSESNVMEISPIISDLQAFDLTLIPLEKLYLMHPQSAELDTEQRPISPISDIFKCDSESISSLSVSSESACRCPSPEALGLDIEFNSAATPDYLIFEMDYRPESPESVISETQCKDVLDEISPVLATSLQEAVKQDKESHCTSNVALLHVVSAEKDKPKTVNIHESYLAMSEPQEQSQRSFKDDPNSDSKTLLSYQEVFSESEQEKNIESRQKQYPRKKEVKTSCADEQDGGDINTQGFEVKQELEFQDKHIKERSYYTSENVVSQESNSRALQDKVSEKDIEFKSQIMRELTMSHGVTCSTALLKDATHSGESSSTVQDCGQVAILEHKLELIASSLSCESSLEPGVSDHKSLPNAHEGNTSPSPYLEDVHPMTSFKQSLKQSKASGLSQIHTPPFQFYLRTSNRTVTPNLSSSTSPIFSFNDTPSDYRNVVSSSLRTVSAGTEIPPTDLSPLSPVFSELDSDQGPSVHSLLTTDQTVAEATGSFQFSPDFQQVLSEFEKTLTSLERDKPGMVFSETSLSPSSKDMTHKLKISKESTEPPDDLRLLDIGLKVKVRPAHADSLESEHEFFDCQQTFSDVSEPEIKSELLEVPNTIYKVEELPSLPSSPACDSLKCTPNLREHIEREDYQRPISWGSEELDLPIVLEPEDEYIDEQGEKDAYPYVYAREHPCAEELPPREEAQYDDDDDDDDDALGREIAEELGLLSDSSEEEVLTTRVVRRRVIIQGDEMPEIPPQAVTEEQYMDEHGNLVVKKITRKIIRKYFSADGTEREEVMVEGDQQEAITVDETDGFSKVVKRTVVKSGGNQTEVTFSEQLPAGGTTVSEFEVEPVQGRKVSKVVKTTVVQGERMEKQIGDPSLSADLPSAKDDFEKALSYAGGFEKVLLPHLVEKEIVEDGSVVRRTRMRKTCTQKKTAVRDSQGKHTHLERLEDTEEALRPDDLQLHLHQLLQRYCTPEVTDEPEKGEVAKGGTEEEKQDEDNPSTD, encoded by the exons ATGGAATACAAAGTTGACAATGGAGCAGATGATTCTAAATTTGAGAGACTTCCCCTTTTACCTGAGTCAGTAACTGAATACATACCCACAGTGTCTGCACACAGGTCATATTCACCTGAGTCAGTGATTTCAGATTCTGTAGAATTTGAACCATCTTTTGAAGAGTATTTCACTCATGAAGACAGACCTGAGTCACCCAATTCCTTAATGACAGGAATAGAAAAACGACCACTTTCAGCAGACTCTGTTCCTGAATACAGACCTATGTCACCTGAATCTATTATCCTATTATCAGACATCAGAGGATCTTCACCCGAGTCAGTTAGTGCATGTAGACCATTATCTCCAGACTCACCAATACCACAGTACTCAGCAGTTATTTTTGAACCAATAGCAGTTCTTGGATGTAGATCATCCTCTACAGAGTCTTTAGCCTCAGATACAGATAATGAGTTAGATAATTTCACCACAGCAGCTATTGATTACAGACCTTCATCATCCATTTCATTGGCATCAGTAGATGAAAGCAGACCATTACCACCTGAATCACCTATACCAGATTTTGGACCATCATTCCTTGAGAGCATTGGGCCACTTTATAGAAATAGGTCATGTTCACCTGAATCCATGTGTTCAGATTCTATAGAATATGAATCATTTCTTGGAGACTTGCTTAATACTGAGCAGAGGGCAGAGTCACCTGATTCATTTGTATCTGAATTTGAAGACAGGCCTCTTTCACCAGATTCCATTCCTGAATACAGGCCTATGTCACCTGAGGCTATTAAATTACTGTCAGATATTAGAAGATCTTCACCAGAATCATATGAATCTATGAATGAATTTAGACCATTATCTCCTGATTCACCGGTACCACAGTTCTCCTCATTGATTTTTGAGCCAGTGCCAGTTACACAATACAGGTCATCTTCTCCAGATTCTTTGGAATCAGATGTGGATTTTGAACTAAACGTTTTCACTGCTGCAGATTTTGGTTGCAGGTCATTATCACTAGATTCAGTAGCATCTGTAGATGAAAACAGACCATTATCACCAGACTCACCTGTTCTCGACTTCAGAACAGTGTTCACTGATAGCACTCTGCCAGTGTCTATCCACAGGTCATTTTCACTTGAGTCAGTGATTTCAGATTCTGTAGAATTTGAACCATCTTTTGAAGAGTTTTTCTCTTATGAAGACAGACCTGAGTCACCCAATTCCTTAATGACAGAAATAGAAGAACGACCACATTCAGCAGACTCTGTTCCTGAATACAGACCTATGTCACCTGAATCTATTATCCTATTATCAGACATCAGAGGATCTTCACCCGAGTCAGTTAGTGCATGTAGACCATTATCTCCAGACTCACCAATACCACAGTACTCAGCAGTTATTTTTGAACCAGTAGCAGTTCTTGGATGTAGATCATCCTCTACAGAGTCTTTAGCCTCAGATACAGATAATGAGTTAGATAATTTCACCACAGCAGCTTTTGATTACAGACTTTCATCATCCATTTCATTGGCATCAGTAGATGAAAGCAGACCATTACCACCTGAATCACCTATACCAGATTTTGGACCATCATTCCTTGAGAGCATTGGGCCACTTTATAGAAATAGGTCATGTTCACCTGAATCCATGTGTTCAGATTCTATAGAATATGAATCATTTCTTGGAGACTTGCTTAATACTGAGCAGAGGGCAGAGTCACCTGATTCATTTGTATCTGAATTTGAAGACAGGCCTCTTTCACCAGATTCCATTCCTGAATACAGGCCTATGTCACCTGAGGCTATTAAATTACTGTCAGATATTAGAAGATCTTCACCAGAATCATATGAATCTATGAATGAATTTAGACCATTATCTCCTGATTCACCGGTACCACAGTTCTCCTCATTGATTTTTGAGCCAGTGCCAGTTACACAATACAGGTCATCTTCTCCAGATTCTTTGGAATCAGATGTGGATTATGAACTAAACGTTTTCACTGCTGCAGATTTTGGTTGCAGGTCATTATCACTAGATTCAGTAGCATCTGTAGATGAAAACAGACCATTATCACCAGACTCACCTGTTCTCGACTTCAGAACAGTGTTCACTGATAGCACTCTGCCAGTGTCTATCCACAGGTCATTTTCACTTGAGTCAGTGATTTCAGATTCTGTAGAATTTGAACCATCTTTTGAAGAGTTTTTCTCTTATGAAGACAGACCTGAGTCACCCAATTCCTTAATGACAGAAATAGAAGAACGACCACATTCAGCAGACTCTGTTCCTGAATACAGACCTATGTCACCTGAATCTATTATCCTATTATCAGACATCAGAGGATCTTCACCCGAGTCAGTTAGTGCATGTAGACCATTATCTCCAGACTCACCAATACCACAGTACTCAGCAGTTATTTTTGAACCAGTAGCAGTTCTTGGATGTAGATCATCCTCTACAGAGTCTTTAGCCTCAGATACAGATAATGAGTTAGATAATTTCACCACAGCAGCTTTTGATTACAGACCTTCATCATCCATTTCATTGGCATCAGTAGATGAAAGCAGACCATTACCACCTGAATCACCTATACCAGATTTTGGACCATCATTCCTTGAGAGCATTGGGCCACTTTATAGAAATAGGTCATGTTCACCTGAATCCATGTGTTCAGATTCTATAGAATATGAATCATTTCTTGGAGACTTGCTTAATACTGAGCAGAGGGCAGAGTCACCTGATTCATTTGTATCTGAATTTGAAGACAGGCCTCTTTCACCAGATTCCATTCCTGAATACAGGCCTATGTCACCTGAGGCTATTAAATTACTGTCAGATATTAGAAGATCTTCACCAGAATCATATGAATCTATGAATGAATTTAGACCATTATCTCCTGATTCACCGGTACCACAGTTCTCCTCATTGATTTTAGAGCCAGTGCCAGTTACACAATACAGGTCATCTTCTCCAGATTCTTTGGAATCAGATGTGGATTTTGAACTAAACGTTTTCACTGCTGCAGATTTTGGTTGCAGGTCATTATCACTAGATTCAGTAGCATCTGTAGATGAAAACAGACCATTATCACCAGACTCACCTGTTCTCGACTTCAGAACAGTGTTCACTGATAGCACTCTGCCAGTGTCTATCCACAGGTCATTTTCACTTGAGTCAGTGATTTCAGATTCTGTAGAATTTGAACCATCTTTTGAAGAGTTTTTCTCTTATGAAGACAGACCTGAGTCACCCAATTCCTTAATGACAGAAATAGAAGAACGACCACATTCAGCAGACTCTGTTCCTGAATACAGACCTATGTCACCTGAATCTATTATCCTATTATCAGACATCAGAGGATCTTCACCCGAGTCAGTTAGTGCATGTAGACCATTATCTCCAGACTCACCAATACCACAGTACTCAGCAGTTATTTTTGAACCAGTAGCAGTTCTTGGATGTAGATCATCCTCTACAGAGTCTTTAGCCTCAGATACAGATAATGAGTTAGATAATTTCACCACAGCAGCTTTTGATTACAGACCTTCATCATCCATTTCATTGGCATCAGTAGATGAAAGCAGACCATTACCACCTGAATCACCTATACCAGATTTTGGACCATCATTCCTTGAGAGCATTGGGCCACTTTATAGAAATAGGTCATGTTCACCTGAATCCATGTGTTCAGATTCTATAGAATATGAATCATTTCTTGGAGACTTGCTTAATACTGAGCAGAGGGCAGAGTCACCTGATTCATTTGTATCTGAATTTGAAGACAGGCCTCTTTCACCAGATTCCATTCCTGAATACAGGCCTATGTCACCTGAGGCTATTAAATTACTGTCAGATAATAGAAGATCTTCACCAGAATCATATGAATCTATGAATGAATTTAGACCATTATCTCCTGATTCACCGGTACCACAGTTCTCCTCATTGATTTTTGAGCCAGTGCCAGTTACACAATACAGGTCATCTTCTCCAGATTCTTTGGAATCAGATGTGGATTATGAACTAAACGTTTTCACTGCTGCAGATTTTGGTTGCAGGTCATTATCATTAGATTCAGTAGCATCTGTAGATGAAAACAGACCATTATCACCAGACTCACCTGTTCTCGACTTCAGAACAGTGTTCACTGATAGCACTCTGCCAGTGTCTATCCACAGGTCATTTTCACTTGAGTCAGTGATTTCAGATTCTGTAGAATTTGAACCATCTTTTGAAGAGTTTTTTACTCATGAAGAGAGACCTGAATCACCCAATTCCTTAATGACAGAAATAGAAGAACGACCACATTCAGCAGACTCTGTTCCTGAATACAGACCTATGTCACCTGAATCTATTATCCTATTATCAGACATCAGAGGATCTTCACCCGAGTCAGTTAGTGCATGTAGACCATTATCTCCAGACTCACCAATACCACAGTACTCAGCAGTTATTTTTGAACCAGTAGCAGTTCTTGGATGTAGATCATCCTCTACTGAGTCTTTAGCCTCAGATACAGATAATGAGTTAGATCATTTCACCACAGCAGCTTTTGATTACAGACCTTCATCATCCATTTCATTGGCATCAGTAGATGAAAGCAGGCCATTACCACCTGAATCACCTATACCAGATTTTGGACCATCATTCCTTGAGAGCATTGGGCCACTTTACAGAACTAGGTCATGTTCACCTGAATCCATATGTTCAGATTCTATAGAATATGAATCATTTATTGGAGACTTGCTTAATACTGAGCAGAGGGCAGAGTCACCTGATTCATTTGTATTTGAATTTGAAGACAGGCCTCTTTCACCAGATTCCATTCCTGAATACAGGCCTATGTCACCTGAGTCTATATTACTTTTAGACGTTAGAAGATCTTCACCAGAGTCATATGATTCTTTGAATGAATTTAGACCATTATCTCCTGATTCACCGGTACCACAGTTCTCTTCATTATTCTTTGAGCCAGCACCTGTAAATATTTCCCTTCAATCACCCATCCCTGTGTATGCACAAGAAGTTGCAGATTctgaatatttttgtttttccgATTTTGACCCATACTTACGACCAGACTCACCTGAATCAGGTGTACACCTGAGCATAGATGACCAGTTTCTCTCTGACTcattaaataaatacaaatatatcAAGGAAATGCCAATTAAATGGTACAGATCAGATTCACCCGAATCAGTTACATCAGATATAGAATTTGAGTTGAATGTGCTTTCATTTCCAATTACTGATTGTACACCCTTGCCCCAAGAAGCATCAGAAAAAACCACATGCCATGCAGGTATGTTATTATTAGAAAAAACTGCTGTAAGAGAAATCCCCTGGAATGAAAACAGACCTTTATTTTCAGACTGTCCAGTAAAGGACAGACATctgacacagacaaacacacaaattaaAGATGTTAGATTGCTCACTTCAAGAGACTTTGGCCATTCAAGAAGTGATCCAACAGTATCTGAGACTAAGCCTGAACCTCTGCTTAAGGAGAATGTCATTATGGTGCCTCAATACAAACTTGTATACAAAACTGTTCCTTTGACCCTCAGATCTCACATATATGATCCCCAATATAGGGGTGAAATCTTCTTTCCTAAAACTGGCATATTTGAGTATACTGGATGTAAAATGGAGATTGTCCAGAGTTATTGCACAACAGACGAGTCTGTCAGCATTACAGACCAAAATGGTAAAACACCATCTGCTGCTCTTGGAACTTCAAAAATTTCCAAGTGTGACTCTGATAGTTTACATGTATCTCATGATAATTCTCTGACAGAATCCATAAGTTCATCATTATTGCAGTCAATGAAACAAGATAGACAATCTTGTGAATTTACTGAGGAAAACCATGCGTCAGTCCCCGATTCCTtgggtgtgttcacacctctggAACATGAATACTGTGTAGAAATGTCAGACCGTAGAGCTTCTTCACCAGAGTCTGTTACATCCTTAAATGCATTCAGACCTCTCACACCTGATTCCCCAATATTCATGAATATACCTTCATTGCCTTATACAGGGATGGTGCACTCTGAAATTCGACCATCTTCACCAGATTCATTATGTTCTGTAAATGAATTCAGAAGACTTTCACCTGATTCTCCCATACCTGACTTTTTAGGCTGTTTACCCGTTCCAGATGAACAAGAATTTCAGTTTAGACCATTGCCTGTGACAAGTGAATCAAATGTAATGGAAATCTCGCCAATAATATCTGATTTACAAGCTTTTGATTTGACTTTGATACCTTTGGAAAAGTTGTACTTAATGCATCCACAATCAGCAGAGCTAGACACTGAGCAAAGGCCAATATCCCCTATTTCTGACATTTTCAAATGTGATTCTGAGTCAATTTCATCACTGTCTGTTTCATCTGAGTCTGCATGCAGATGCCCTTCCCCTGAAGCTTTAGGATTAGACATTGAATTTAACAGTGCTGCAACACCTGATtatttgatatttgaaatgGATTACCGCCCAGAAAGCCCTGAGTCAGTAATATCTGAAACACAGTGCAAAGATGTACTTGATGAAATAAGCCCAGTATTGGCAACATCTTTACAAGAAGCTGTAAAGCAAGATAAAGAATCTCACTGCACAAGTAATGTTGCATTGCTCCATGTTGTTTCAGCTGAAAAAGATAAACCAAAAACTGTGAACATACATGAATCATATTTAGCAATGTCAGAGCCTCAAGAACAGTCCCAGAGATCTTTCAAAGATGACCCGAACAGTGATAGCAAAACACTGCTCTCCTATCAAGAGGTTTTCTCAGAATCAGAACAGGAAAAGAACATTGAATCCAGACAGAAACAATATCCTCGAAAGAAGGAAGTAAAGACATCATGTGCAGATGAACAAGATGGTGGTGATATAAACACTCAAGGATTTGAAGTTAAACAGGAATTGGAGTTTCAGGACAAACATATTAAAGAAAGATCTTACTACACCAGTGAGAATGTAGTGTCTCAAGAATCCAATTCAAGG GCTCTTCAAGACAAAGTTTCAGAAAAGGATATTGAGTTCAAATCACAGATTATGAGAGAATTAACTATGAGTCATGGTGTCACATGTTCCACTGCTTTGCTTAAAGATGCCACTCACAGTGGGGAAAGCTCATCAACAGTTCAAGATTGTGGTCAAGTGGCCATTTTAGAACACAAGCTAGAATTAATTGCGTCTTCTTTGTCCTGTGAATCATCGCTAGAGCCAGGTGTAAGTGACCATAAGTCTCTACCCAATGCACATGAGGGAAACACATCTCCTAGTCCTTATTTGGAAGATGTTCATCCCATGACATCCTTCAAGCAATCACTCAAACAGTCCAAGGCATCAGGATTATCTCAAATACATACACCTCCTTTCCAGTTTTATCTGCGAACATCTAATAGAACAGTGACACCTAATTTGAGCAGCTCCACTTCACCCATTTTTAGTTTTAATGATACCCCTTCTGACTACAGAAATGTGGTTTCGAGTTCTTTGAGAACAGTATCTGCAGGCACTGAAATACCGCCCACTGATCTGAGTCCTCTGTCACCTGTCTTTAGTGAACTGGATTCTGACCAAGGGCCATCTGTGCATTCACTATTAACTACTGATCAGACAGTTGCTGAAGCCACTGGCTCTTTTCAGTTTTCCCCTGACTTCCAGCAAGTTCTTTCTGAATTTGAGAAAACATTAACAAGCCTTGAGAGAGATAAGCCAGGAATGGTCTTCAGTGAAACCTCATTATCACCTAGTTCCAAGGATATGACTCATAAACTTAAGATATCTAAAGAATCAACAGAGCCACCCGATGACCTTAGATTGTTGGACATTGGTCTGAAAGTTAAAGTAAGGCCTGCCCATGCTGATAGTTTAGAGTCAGAACATGAGTTCTTTGATTGCCAGCAAACGTTTTCAGATGTATCTGAACCAGAAATTAAATCAGAACTTTTAGAAGTACCTAACACAATTTACAAAGTTGAGGAACTTCCATCTTTGCCAAGCAGCCCAGCTTGTGACTCGTTAAAATGCACCCCCAATCTAAGGGAACATATAGAAAGAGAGGATTACCAACGTCCCATATCTTGGGGCAGTGAGGAGCTTGATTTGCCTATTGTTCTTGAACCAGAGGATGAATATATAGATGAACAAGGTGAAAAAGATGCATACCCTTATGTGTATGCACGTGAGCACCCCTGTGCTGAAGAGTTACCTCCAAGGGAGGAAGCCcaatatgatgatgatgatgatgatgatgatgatgctctAGGAAGG GAAATAGCAGAGGAGCTAGGCTTGCTGTCTGATAGCTCAGAGGAAGAGGTGTTAACCACCCGAGTGGTACGACGCAGAGTTATAATTCAG GGAGATGAGATGCCTGAGATTCCCCCTCAAGCTGTGACTGAGGAGCAATATATGGATGAGCATGGAAATCTGGTGGTCAAAAAG ATCACAAGGAAGATTATCCGCAAGTATTTCTCAGCAGATGGAACGGAGCGAGAGGAAGTAATGGTAGAAGGAGATCAGCAAGAAGCTATCACTGTGGACGAGACTGATGGCTTCTCCAAAGTGGTGAAAAGGACAGTGGTAAAAAGTGGGGGAAATCAGACCGAG GTGACTTTTTCGGAACAATTACCTGCTGGTGGGACAACAGTCTCAGAGTTTGAAGTAGAGCCTGTGCAGGGTCGGAAAGTCAGCAAGGTGGTTAAGACCACGGTGGTGCAGGGAGAACGAATGGAAAAGCAGATTGGTGACCCGTCATTATCGGCAGATCTCCCTTCAGCAAAAGACGACTTTGAAAAG GCATTGAGTTATGCAGGAGGCTTTGAGAAAGTTCTCTTGCCTCATTTAGTGGAGAAAGAAATCGTGGAGGATGGATCTGTGGTCAGAAG AACCCGCATGCGTAAGACATGCACTCAGAAGAAGACGGCGGTGAGGGACAGCCAGGGCAAACACACGCACCTGGAGCGACTGGAGGACACGGAGGAGGCCCTGCGCCCCGACGACCTCCAGCTGCACCTGCACCAACTGCTCCAGCGCTACTGCACCCCAGAAGTGACCGACGAGCCGGAAAAGGGAGAGGTGGCAAAGGGAGGGACGGAAGAGGAAAAGCAGGACGAGGACAACCCATCAACTGACTAG